The DNA window TAAATGACAAATTAAGTTATATTAATATGCCAATTGAACAAGGTAAAATTTTAAAACACGAAACTTATTTTTTTGATTATGAACCAGTAGTTTTTGATTCAAGTATGGAAATGCTAGATTGTCATAAAATTTTAACAATGAATACTAATATGAAATATGTTGAAAAATTAAGAGAAATTGGTTTAGAAGTTTCTTGAACACAGGGAACATGAGCTGGTGAAATAACTAAAAAGGGAATAAACAAAAAATATGCTTTAGAATTTTTAGCTAAAAAATTTTCTATTAAAAAAGAAGAAATTTTAGCAATGGGTGATGGAGCAAATGATGTTCCAATGTTTGAATTTGCAGGATTGTCAATTGCTCCTGCAAATGCACATGATGAAATTAAAGCAAAGGCAAGTGAAGTATCTCAATATACAAATTTAGAAGGTGCTGTTGCCAAGGCAATTAAAAAATATATACTAGGAGAGTAAAAATGAAAACAAAAAAACCAGTAGTATTGGCAATATTAGATGGGTGAGGAATTGCAGAGCAATCAGTAGGTAATGCAGTTTTTCAAGCAAATATGGAGTTTGTAGAGAGCCTTAAAAAAGAATATCCATGAGTAAGTTCTCATGCAAGTGGAGAATGAGTTGGACTTCCTGAAGGACAAATGGGTAATTCTGAAGTAGGTCACATTCATTTAGGAGCAGGAAGAATTAAATATGAATCACTAACATTAATTAATAAAGCAATTAGTGATAATAAATTTGATTCAAATGAAGAAATTCAAAAAGCAATTAAAAATTCATTAGATAAAAATAGTGCTTTTCATATAATGGGATTATTTTCTGATGGAGGAGTACACTCACATATGAATCATATGTTTGCTACTTTTAGAGCTGCTGCAAAAGCTGGGGTAAAAGAAATTTATATTCATTTATTTACAGATGGTAGAGATACAAAACCAACTGTGGCTTTAAATTATTTAGAACAATTAAATAACTTATTTAAAGAATATAAAGTTGGACAAGTAGGTTCAATTTCTGGAAGATTCTTTTCAATGGATAGAGACAAAAGAATGGAAAGAGTGGCAGAGGGTTATAAATCATTGGTAAATAGAAGTTGTCAAAACTCATTTACAGATCCAGCAGCTTATATTCAATCTCAATATGACTTAGGAAAAGATGATGAAGGGATTTTACCAGCTTATAATAAAAGTTGTGAAAATGGTTATATTAAGGAAAATGATACTGTAGTTTTTGTTAACTTTAGACCAGATAGAGCAATTCAAATGGCAAGTACATTTACAAATAAAAAATATGATGCTTGAAGTGATCCTGCTTTTAAAGATTTAACTTTTTTAGGAGATAAAATCTATTTCTTATGTATGA is part of the Spiroplasma cantharicola genome and encodes:
- the gpmI gene encoding 2,3-bisphosphoglycerate-independent phosphoglycerate mutase, which encodes MKTKKPVVLAILDGWGIAEQSVGNAVFQANMEFVESLKKEYPWVSSHASGEWVGLPEGQMGNSEVGHIHLGAGRIKYESLTLINKAISDNKFDSNEEIQKAIKNSLDKNSAFHIMGLFSDGGVHSHMNHMFATFRAAAKAGVKEIYIHLFTDGRDTKPTVALNYLEQLNNLFKEYKVGQVGSISGRFFSMDRDKRMERVAEGYKSLVNRSCQNSFTDPAAYIQSQYDLGKDDEGILPAYNKSCENGYIKENDTVVFVNFRPDRAIQMASTFTNKKYDAWSDPAFKDLTFLGDKIYFLCMMEYSASVKSNHIAFKSIEVINGLGEWLSKKGYKQLRIAETEKIAHVTFFFDGGKDYFKNGLATQDEIKLKGASIDLIASPKVATYDLKPEMSAVEITDKLIERIASEEFDLIVLNYANCDMVGHTGVLDAAIKGVKTLDEQLKRVYEACESHGATMIITADHGNAEIMIDGEGGPNKKHTSQPVPIIITDKNIKIRKKDAAIADVATTICEILGVEIPKEMTQPSLIIK
- a CDS encoding Cof-type HAD-IIB family hydrolase → MSYKILALDMDGTTFKSLDNIVMENVEPINQAIEKNIKVVFVTGRPIHTKLNRLELFNFKNEGAIFAAFNGALIYDLKNNKAIDANPIDKELALKAFELIKTDKDFSEIELWAYTVNDKLSYINMPIEQGKILKHETYFFDYEPVVFDSSMEMLDCHKILTMNTNMKYVEKLREIGLEVSWTQGTWAGEITKKGINKKYALEFLAKKFSIKKEEILAMGDGANDVPMFEFAGLSIAPANAHDEIKAKASEVSQYTNLEGAVAKAIKKYILGE